In Dolichospermum flos-aquae CCAP 1403/13F, the following proteins share a genomic window:
- a CDS encoding DUF4365 domain-containing protein: MTLAMDRNTQKEEFSYAYIRAVSSVAGLSVTKPERPMDNAGVDITITVPGELGEVLFPKFDAQVKCTSSEAIIEEDFIKFPLPVKNYNRLRHENPISPQILIVVLVPNDITGWLNISENETLLKKCGYWLSLKGKSKTSNTTTITVDIPRKNILTPSSITSIMEKIAKKEDL; encoded by the coding sequence ATGACTTTAGCAATGGATAGAAATACGCAGAAGGAGGAATTTAGTTATGCGTATATTCGAGCAGTTAGTTCAGTGGCAGGGTTGTCAGTTACCAAGCCAGAAAGACCTATGGATAATGCTGGAGTAGATATAACTATTACAGTACCAGGAGAACTAGGTGAAGTATTATTTCCTAAATTTGATGCTCAGGTAAAATGTACTTCTTCAGAAGCTATTATTGAGGAAGATTTCATTAAATTTCCCTTACCAGTCAAAAATTACAATAGACTGCGCCATGAAAATCCTATATCTCCTCAAATTTTAATCGTTGTATTAGTTCCTAATGATATTACTGGGTGGCTTAATATTTCTGAAAATGAAACATTACTAAAAAAATGTGGATACTGGCTTTCACTTAAAGGAAAATCAAAAACTAGCAATACAACTACAATTACGGTAGATATACCTCGTAAAAATATCCTAACTCCATCATCCATAACATCAATAATGGAAAAAATAGCAAAGAAAGAGGATTTATGA